AGATTACCTTTACTCCCGCTACCCATACGAACGAGTTGGCGTTGAGTACCCACCCCTAGCGCTTCTAGTTATGGCTCCGATCGCCCTCTTCACTAGTGACCCTATGTTTTTCAAGATCCCATCTTTCTCTGCGGACCTCGCCAATATTTACCTTGTACGCAGGATTGCTGCCAAGTTTTACGACAAACCCGCTAGCAACGCTCTGGCCCTTATCTACGCTTACAGTCCGGCAATGGTCATCGCCAGCCTCGGTGGATGGTACGATCCCGTATGCCTCTTTCTGTTAATGGCTTCAATTCTTTATTACTTAAACGAAAAACCCACATATTCCGCTATCTCCCTTGGGCTTGCTATAATGACAAAATGGTTCCCACTGCTTTTCCTACTTCCTCTCCTCATTCACCACCACGATAGGCGATTTCTCAAGTATGTTATTATTACATTTGCTGTCTGCCTAGCGATCTCGATTCCTTTTATGATAAGCAACCTTGAAACCTATCTCTTCCAATTCAAGTTCCACTTAATTTACCGAGGAACACGGGACATCGGCTATTCCATTTACAGGATTTTGAATTCCTATTTTCCTGAAATCTATAATTACGCCCTTATTTTTCAGGCTGGAGCCGTTGCCGCGATTCTTGCCCTCCGGAGAGAAGATATCAAAGCAGGTAACGGCTTGCTCCTCAAAGCCTTTCGAGGTATCATCACAGCATTCCTTGTTCTTAATCGGGTGTTCAGCGCGCAATATCTGATCTTCCCATACGCACTACTTTCGTCAACATTTGGATCATCTATAAAACACGAATTGCTAGCTAAGAGCCAAACCAAATAAACCAGTTTGGTGATCAAAAAATCTTTGGACAAATACACAAGATAAGTGGAAAATTAAGTGCGTATGTGAGACCTACACGATTACTAAAGTAGAAAATACCGAAGAACACGATACAGCGAAAAGCGCATAGGATCAACCCATAAACTTCGGCAGGAGAGTAAGAAATTGCCATATGAAAACGTCTTCATAAGCTGTAGTAAAAACGAAACCGTCAAAATAGGAATAAGATTAATGAAGAAACCGGTAACACATAAGGTTGGAAATAACCATTTTGCGAGGAGACTCGCTTTTAAATTTGAAAAAGCGAGAGGAAGAACGAAATATGGTAAAACGATCACTAAGAAGCGAGGACCAATAAGAGCTCCGCATAAAAGGAAAGGATTTTGGCGTTTCTTCCAGTATTATCAAATCAAAGGAAAAAAAGCACGACGGCGTATTCCGTGATAGAAGCCAAACTAAAAAATCCTGCAATCACAACAACGGCTTAAACCCTATATTGGCCCCTTTGAAGACGCAGAAGACTGCAAGTAGACCCAACAGCATAGCAGGAACATGGTGGGTCAAGTTTACAGAATAAGGCCAAAGAAAAGACGAAAAACATAAGCAATAGAGACACCCGCTCCACTTTACGCGGATCAATTTTTAATGTGGTAAAAAGTTCGTAGAAGGTTATAGCAGCGATGGCGCTGCTAAGGATCACTGTTATTATTGCGAAGAAGCCACTAAGACCGGGTTTAGCGAATAAAGCCTTGATCAAATTACGTTCAAAAAATGATCTAACAATCTGCCAATCCAAATTAGAGGTATAGAGAAAAAACCGAGTCCAGGAGCTAAGGCGGGGTAAAAATGGCTATTGAAATAGACTGTATCTATGCCTTCATAATTTACATAAAAAGCATGATTTTCAATTATAGCTTGGGCTAGGATTAAAGCGTAATAAGGAAGTCCTAAATGTGGGTTGATGAGAAAGTATTCTCCGCAAAAACAAGTATAAAAATTCTTTTCCGGAAGCCAAGTTTCATCGTTTTGTTACCCACCAAATCTTTTAATCCAGAATTAGGATGTTATTATTAGAAACGTATCCAAAACTTCCTATTTACCGAATACAACATCAATTGGACTCAGCGATGGAACGGTAGAATTTCCCGAGCATACCAGCGATGGTATCCCAATTATAAAGCCCTGCAACTGAAAACCCGTTCTGAACTAGTTTAAGGTATAAATCGGAATCTTCAAAAAGAAGCATAATTGCTTTAGCGATCGCGTCTGGTTTATTTGGCTCTATAACTAAACCATTCTGACCGTCTCTAACATAATCTAATGCTGCATTTAATGGAGCCTTCATAATTACAACTGGCGTTCCAGCAGCCATCGCTTCTAGAGTTGCCATACTAAAGCCTTCACGAGTTGATGGTAACACAAAAACTGAAGCGCTCTTCATATGCTCTACCACTTCTAAACGATTTGAGAGAGTGCCGTAGAAACGTACTGCGTTAGAGATTCCGAGTTCGTGGGCATAAGATTCAAGAAAGTCTCGCTGCGGTCCATCTCCGATTATGTGAAGAGAGGCTTTAGGATATGATGTTAAAATTGTTTTCATTGCAGCGAGCAACCAGTCAACGTGCTTGTGTTCAATTAAGCGCCCAACATACAAAATTTTT
Above is a window of Candidatus Bathyarchaeota archaeon DNA encoding:
- a CDS encoding DUF2029 domain-containing protein, with translation MASIALYNAVFILIIAIDYGIERIWYFGSLIFLAEYITRPVLRSLFIAGEFVVLYLCLLKREQFALGIKNRHLLIFMTVNLILRFVMVFPAYHRDLIIYSYSGQALANGQNPYLEILTVQRWKDYLYSRYPYERVGVEYPPLALLVMAPIALFTSDPMFFKIPSFSADLANIYLVRRIAAKFYDKPASNALALIYAYSPAMVIASLGGWYDPVCLFLLMASILYYLNEKPTYSAISLGLAIMTKWFPLLFLLPLLIHHHDRRFLKYVIITFAVCLAISIPFMISNLETYLFQFKFHLIYRGTRDIGYSIYRILNSYFPEIYNYALIFQAGAVAAILALRREDIKAGNGLLLKAFRGIITAFLVLNRVFSAQYLIFPYALLSSTFGSSIKHELLAKSQTK
- a CDS encoding glycosyltransferase family 4 protein; translation: AVSRWTALALSNVYNVSQEKITIIPNGVSLDFIRSVSKEKQPLKILYVGRLIEHKHVDWLLAAMKTILTSYPKASLHIIGDGPQRDFLESYAHELGISNAVRFYGTLSNRLEVVEHMKSASVFVLPSTREGFSMATLEAMAAGTPVVIMKAPLNAALDYVRDGQNGLVIEPNKPDAIAKAIMLLFEDSDLYLKLVQNGFSVAGLYNWDTIAGMLGKFYRSIAESN